A genomic segment from Agelaius phoeniceus isolate bAgePho1 chromosome 2, bAgePho1.hap1, whole genome shotgun sequence encodes:
- the MTRF1 gene encoding peptide chain release factor 1, mitochondrial isoform X2, which yields MCTELDSRDEKQLLELALEEKESLDKKMNMLCRKLFQLLVPKEKYDTSPVILEVTAGRTTGGDICQQFTKEMFDMYQSYADYKRWTFDIVNYTPAEIGGLHHAAAHISGENVYRHLKYEGGTHRVQRIPETGMSSRMQRIHTGTMSVIVLPQPEEVDVKVDPKDLRIDTFRAKGAGGQHVNKTDSAVRIVHLPTGLAVECQQERSQQLNKEIALRTLRAKLYQQVLEKQLSQEQSARKLQLGTRAQSERIRTYNFTQDRVTDHRISYDARNIKEILSGKEALDKLINRLLEFAEIEAVTQYLENLQALEGGG from the exons ATGTGCACAG AACTAGACAGCAGAGATGAGAAACAACTTCTCGAGCTTGCCTTAGAAGAGAAGGAAAGCCTGGATAAAAAAATGAACATGTTGTGCAGAAAG cttttccagcttCTAGTGCCAAAGGAAAAATATGATACAAGTCCTGTCATATTAGAAGTGACAGCTGGCAGAACAACTGGAG GGGACATCTGCCAACAGTTCACTAAAGAAATGTTTGACATGTACCAGAGCTATGCTGACTACAAACGTTGGACCTTTGACATCGTGAACTATACCCCAGCTGAGATAG GAGGTTTGCATCATGCTGCTGCTCATATTTCAGGAGAGAATGTCTACAGGCATCTGAAATATGAAGGAGGGACTCACCGAGTCCAGCGAATCCCTGAGACGGGCATGTCATCAAGAATGCAGCGTATTCACACTGGGACAATGTCAGTCATTGTCCTCCCTCAGCCAGAGGAG GTTGATGTTAAAGTGGATCCCAAAGATCTGCGTATAGATACGTTCAGAGCCAAAGGAGCAGGAGGGCAACACGTTAACAAAACTGATAGTGCTGTGAGGATTGTGCACCTTCCTACAG GACTGGCAGTGGAGTGCCAGCAGGAGCGCTCGCAGCAGCTGAACAAGGAAATCGCGCTGCGGACACTGAGAGCCAAGCTCTACCAGCAGGTCCTTGAGAAGCAGctcagtcaggagcagagtgccaGGAAGCTGCAG ttgggaacaagAGCCCAGTCAGAGAGAATTCGTACTTACAACTTCACTCAGGACAGAGTGACTGACCACAGGATCTCATATGATGCACGCAATATCAAG gaAATTCTAAGTGGGAAAGAAGCACTGGATAAGCTAATCAACAGACTACTGGAGTTTGCAGAGATAGAGGCTGTCACCCAATATCTAGAAAATTTGCAGGCTTTAGAAGGAGGAGGCTGA
- the MTRF1 gene encoding peptide chain release factor 1, mitochondrial isoform X1 codes for MKPLQKVCRFKSLLASCCCHSQLDSCLLPPVAKKIGCMVGLHSHGFWRPKPLLDTARFTLSFNSWHRKNHQDSQALWKNEAVQKYLESLSKEYQQVSHQLSAHSLNDFEQRTLRRRCANLSPIAAAFQEIKEAEREVQELEAMCTELDSRDEKQLLELALEEKESLDKKMNMLCRKLFQLLVPKEKYDTSPVILEVTAGRTTGGDICQQFTKEMFDMYQSYADYKRWTFDIVNYTPAEIGGLHHAAAHISGENVYRHLKYEGGTHRVQRIPETGMSSRMQRIHTGTMSVIVLPQPEEVDVKVDPKDLRIDTFRAKGAGGQHVNKTDSAVRIVHLPTGLAVECQQERSQQLNKEIALRTLRAKLYQQVLEKQLSQEQSARKLQLGTRAQSERIRTYNFTQDRVTDHRISYDARNIKEILSGKEALDKLINRLLEFAEIEAVTQYLENLQALEGGG; via the exons atgaaacctCTCCAAAAGGTCTGCCGTTTCAAGAGCCTGCTTGCCAGttgctgctgtcacagccaacTTGACAGCTGTCTTCTCCCTCCTGTTGCAAAGAAGATAGGCTGCATGGTGGGACTGCACAGCCATGGATTTTGGAGGCCAAAGCCTTTATTGGACACAGCTAGATTCACTCTGTCTTTTAACAGTTGGCACAGGAAAAACCATCAGGATTCTCAAGCTTTGTGGAAGAATGAGGCTGTGCAGAAGTATCTGGAGTCTCTCAGCAAGGAATACCAGCAGGTTAGTCATCAGTTAAGTGCACACTCATTAAATGACTTTGAGCAAAGAACCCTGAGGAGAAGATGTGCCAATCTGTCCCCCATTGCAGCTGCGTTTCAAGAAATCAAAGAGGCTGAAAGAGAAGTTCAGGAGTTAGAAGCGATGTGCACAG AACTAGACAGCAGAGATGAGAAACAACTTCTCGAGCTTGCCTTAGAAGAGAAGGAAAGCCTGGATAAAAAAATGAACATGTTGTGCAGAAAG cttttccagcttCTAGTGCCAAAGGAAAAATATGATACAAGTCCTGTCATATTAGAAGTGACAGCTGGCAGAACAACTGGAG GGGACATCTGCCAACAGTTCACTAAAGAAATGTTTGACATGTACCAGAGCTATGCTGACTACAAACGTTGGACCTTTGACATCGTGAACTATACCCCAGCTGAGATAG GAGGTTTGCATCATGCTGCTGCTCATATTTCAGGAGAGAATGTCTACAGGCATCTGAAATATGAAGGAGGGACTCACCGAGTCCAGCGAATCCCTGAGACGGGCATGTCATCAAGAATGCAGCGTATTCACACTGGGACAATGTCAGTCATTGTCCTCCCTCAGCCAGAGGAG GTTGATGTTAAAGTGGATCCCAAAGATCTGCGTATAGATACGTTCAGAGCCAAAGGAGCAGGAGGGCAACACGTTAACAAAACTGATAGTGCTGTGAGGATTGTGCACCTTCCTACAG GACTGGCAGTGGAGTGCCAGCAGGAGCGCTCGCAGCAGCTGAACAAGGAAATCGCGCTGCGGACACTGAGAGCCAAGCTCTACCAGCAGGTCCTTGAGAAGCAGctcagtcaggagcagagtgccaGGAAGCTGCAG ttgggaacaagAGCCCAGTCAGAGAGAATTCGTACTTACAACTTCACTCAGGACAGAGTGACTGACCACAGGATCTCATATGATGCACGCAATATCAAG gaAATTCTAAGTGGGAAAGAAGCACTGGATAAGCTAATCAACAGACTACTGGAGTTTGCAGAGATAGAGGCTGTCACCCAATATCTAGAAAATTTGCAGGCTTTAGAAGGAGGAGGCTGA
- the MTRF1 gene encoding peptide chain release factor 1, mitochondrial isoform X3 has protein sequence MNMLCRKLFQLLVPKEKYDTSPVILEVTAGRTTGGDICQQFTKEMFDMYQSYADYKRWTFDIVNYTPAEIGGLHHAAAHISGENVYRHLKYEGGTHRVQRIPETGMSSRMQRIHTGTMSVIVLPQPEEVDVKVDPKDLRIDTFRAKGAGGQHVNKTDSAVRIVHLPTGLAVECQQERSQQLNKEIALRTLRAKLYQQVLEKQLSQEQSARKLQLGTRAQSERIRTYNFTQDRVTDHRISYDARNIKEILSGKEALDKLINRLLEFAEIEAVTQYLENLQALEGGG, from the exons ATGAACATGTTGTGCAGAAAG cttttccagcttCTAGTGCCAAAGGAAAAATATGATACAAGTCCTGTCATATTAGAAGTGACAGCTGGCAGAACAACTGGAG GGGACATCTGCCAACAGTTCACTAAAGAAATGTTTGACATGTACCAGAGCTATGCTGACTACAAACGTTGGACCTTTGACATCGTGAACTATACCCCAGCTGAGATAG GAGGTTTGCATCATGCTGCTGCTCATATTTCAGGAGAGAATGTCTACAGGCATCTGAAATATGAAGGAGGGACTCACCGAGTCCAGCGAATCCCTGAGACGGGCATGTCATCAAGAATGCAGCGTATTCACACTGGGACAATGTCAGTCATTGTCCTCCCTCAGCCAGAGGAG GTTGATGTTAAAGTGGATCCCAAAGATCTGCGTATAGATACGTTCAGAGCCAAAGGAGCAGGAGGGCAACACGTTAACAAAACTGATAGTGCTGTGAGGATTGTGCACCTTCCTACAG GACTGGCAGTGGAGTGCCAGCAGGAGCGCTCGCAGCAGCTGAACAAGGAAATCGCGCTGCGGACACTGAGAGCCAAGCTCTACCAGCAGGTCCTTGAGAAGCAGctcagtcaggagcagagtgccaGGAAGCTGCAG ttgggaacaagAGCCCAGTCAGAGAGAATTCGTACTTACAACTTCACTCAGGACAGAGTGACTGACCACAGGATCTCATATGATGCACGCAATATCAAG gaAATTCTAAGTGGGAAAGAAGCACTGGATAAGCTAATCAACAGACTACTGGAGTTTGCAGAGATAGAGGCTGTCACCCAATATCTAGAAAATTTGCAGGCTTTAGAAGGAGGAGGCTGA